A single Pogoniulus pusillus isolate bPogPus1 chromosome 27, bPogPus1.pri, whole genome shotgun sequence DNA region contains:
- the YWHAE gene encoding 14-3-3 protein epsilon: MDDREDLVYQAKLAEQAERYDEMVESMKKVAGMDVELTVEERNLLSVAYKNVIGARRASWRIISSIEQKEENKGGEDKLKMIREYRQMVETELKLICCDILDVLDKHLIPAANTGESKVFYYKMKGDYHRYLAEFATGNDRKEAAENSLVAYKAASDIAMTELPPTHPIRLGLALNFSVFYYEILNSPDRACRLAKAAFDDAIAELDTLSEESYKDSTLIMQLLRDNLTLWTSDMQGDGEEQNKEALQDVEDENQ, from the exons AAATGGTTGAATCAATGAAGAAAGTGGCTGGAATGGATGTGGAGTTGACAGTGGAAGAAAGAAACCTGCTTTCTGTTGCGTATAAAAACGTGATTGGAGCCAGAAGAGCTTCCTGGAGAATAATCAGCAGCATtgaacagaaagaagaaaacaaaggtggAGAAGATAAATTAAAAATGATTCGGGAGTATCGGCAAATG GTTGAGACTGAACTGAAGTTAATTTGTTGTGACATTCTGGATGTACTGGACAAACACCTCATTCCAGCAGCTAACACTGGCGAGTCCAAGGTTTTCTATTACAAAAT GAAGGGGGACTACCATAGGTATCTGGCTGAGTTTGCCACAGGAAACGAcaggaaggaggctgcagagaataGCTTGGTGGCTTACAAAGCTGCTAGTGATATTGCAATGACAGAACTCCCACCAACACATCCTATCCGCTTAGGACTTGCGCTCAACTTCTCTGTATTCTACTATGAAATTCTTAATTCTCCTGATCGTGCCTGCAG GTTGGCAAAAGCAGCTTTCGATGATGCTATTGCAGAACTGGATACACTGAGTGAAGAAAGCTATAAGGACTCTACACTTATCATGCAGTTGTTACGTGATAATCTGACACTATGGACTTCAGACATGCAGGGTGATG GTGAAGAACAGAATAAAGAAGCGCTGCAGGATGTGGAAGATGAAAACCAGTGA